The DNA sequence CCAGATTTTTTTCATGATTGTATTGGAGTCCGCACAGCAGTCATCTGAAAACCGAAGAAACCAAACCTAGGATAAACGGTACTGAGTGAATGGGCTGGCTGCCGAGTGTTGGCCAACCTTGCAAGAAGTTACTGCAGCTACTGCGAAGTAATACTGTAGTTCAACTGAAGTAGACCTACGGATCTGTTTAGATTCACTACAGTAGAGTTTTACTTCATCAGTAGCCTACTGGATACTCAAGTGGTGAAACTGCATCCTAATGTAACTGCAGTAATgttataaaaattatatatatacaaaaatagtAAAGTATTACATAATTTCGTAATACTACCGTTGAGCTTATTTTTTTGTAAGGCCAGTGAGCTTTAGATGGGATATTTGCACATTTGCGAGCAAATGTgtactttatattattttgcGATTATATATTTGGAAATATTATTCCATACTGACGTAAGGCAGGTTACACTAGAGCTGGGGTCTGACATGGCCTGTCCATTCTGTATGGATATTATTATTCACTTAAAGTGCGCCATTAAACGGTCATGAACTGCATTGCTAGTTCATTTGATTATTTTGAACACTCAGCAGTTTGAAGCAGCCAAATAAAAAGTAGGCATACGCAATAATTTTCAGTTTCATGTTGTGTTGGAACATATAGCAATACACACGTTTTGACATTGTTGTAATACATTCTTCAGCGAATACGTGGTATTAAGACGCCCTGGAGTCCAATAGTCCAAAGAATGTAAGCGTGTTACTTGAGTTGTCATGCATTGTACAGAAATAAGTTTAGTCTTCAAAAGCAACAAGTCATCTCCTCAGTATTAGGCGGACACAATATAAACGTTACAGCAGATACACGCGTGTCCGTACCATATGATAGCATAATGGTGAAAGCATATACTGCTATAAACTTGCTATAAAATTGTCGTACAGCCTACACCTACAAATGACCTACTTTGAATGATACGACGTAGGAATACTGATCGGACgacatgcaaaaaacaaacaacttcGGCCAACAACGTAGTTCTATGTCTACAGATACCACACAACGCAGTATATCCAAAGTAAATGTAATACAGATAATACCGATCATTGTAGTTGAAACCGATGATTTGAGAACAAATAGCGTTACGCATATTTTGTAAGGCTTCCCCCAGAGAGAACGTAAGTTTCGATTTTGGAGATCTACTTTCGTTTCCTAGCCTGCTTTCTATCCTCTGGATGAAATGCAACAAAAGAGGCGATCCACATAAGACAGGTTCAGTAGACAGAACCCCCAGTCAGCTTGAAGACCTTTATCTAAACTTAAATTACTCTACAAAATGTACGAGGAGGAGAAGGAACAGCTGAAGCGGGTTAAGGACTACATAGTACAAATACTTCGTCCTTCTTACATCAAAGGTTTTATGTCCGCATACTTGGAAacaggtttgtttgtttatttacttattgGGCTTAAAAGAGCAACACCACAGACAATATTAATGATTGCATGAAAGGCTATATCGGACAAACGTGCACAGTTTGACCACCAAGCACAGAAGTGTGAAATTAATCAGGCTATTGAGTATTCTACGGAGAGGTGATATGACTGCAGTAAAGTAAGTCCAGTAGGGTATTTGTTACGTCACGCCTCGAAGATACAAGGGTGAGCCAattctttattcatttattgtacAGTAgcatcattaaaaatgcaatatgGATTAGGCTGTCTTTCTAAGGCATGCACGACATATTGTTGAATAGGAGGCATAAAATATGTCGAGTCATACAAGATATCTTACATTCAGCTACATTCATTTTCCACCAGGGGGCACCCATTGACTTGCTGGTGACATATTCAAAATCACaaaacttaattaaaaaaagtgaattgcTGAGTTTACCGTCCTCTGCTCTTCACCAGAGATCATGGAGAGAATCCTTTCAGAAGAGAACACCTCCGTCACATCCGCGGCTGAAATGCTTTTTCAAAGTATATTGAACCTGGAGGAGAGAGGCTGGTTTCAAGCTTTTTTGGATGAACTGCAAGAAAAAAGTTCGTTACAACAGAGAATAAAAGCAAAGAACTTTGCTGAAACAGTTTGAACCATAACAATGTCAATGCATATAATTAaagtagcctacatttattattattattattattattattattattattattattattattatgtattcatGCTACTACTCATTTTCCCTTAATATACATCATGAAGTAGGTGTTGGATGAGCAGCCTATGACTTGTCTGATTAACTTGTTTTCCAGGATACACAGGACTTTGTGAAGCTATTAAGGAATGGGATTTTCAAAAGCTTGAACAAATGAGAGCTCACAAGGCTCTTCTGCGCCATATTGAAGCGTCCTTCACCAAACAAATAAAGCCAATGGAGATTGTTAGGTACATGTCTGAATGCATTTTTACCAAGGATCGTGAAGAAATAACAGCAGtaagtatacatttttttgttgttgtatttttcaGTAGTCCTCCTGCAAACATCTTTATATCATATAGGCTATAATGTGTTTGTAGGGCTTAGTATTGTTCCGCAAATATTGGACGTAtagctaataataatagtaataatactactactactactactactaataataataataataataataataataataataacaactgtAGTCTGCTTCATGGTATTCCACCTTTTCAGTATACACTTTATCCATATGGGGCTCTTAAAAGAGATGAAGCTGAGCCTTGCAGGGGTAGTGTGCAAGAGAGGAGAGCATTGCATCACcagactcacacatgcacgcacacagacacacatgcacatatgcatgcatgcacacactcatgcacacacgtgcgcccaaaaaaacacattaggACTCAATCAACTGAAAGAAACATTGCCAGGATCATATGGTAGCACATTTTATGAGCGATAGTTAACTTTCTGCCTGATCTGTGGGAGGAAATTAGAACACCCCATTGTCCCACACAGTAACATAGTATACCAGTGTGTGTAGTCTTGTCTCCATGTTATTTTAGCCTTTCAGCGAATAGTACCCACCCAGCCCCTATGCCCACTGAATTTCAGGTGATATCCATCCCAGCAGGACTGACTCGCTGCACTGATGTACCTATTTGGGCAGTTCCTGTGATCGGCATTCAGGCCAAATTTTGTGTGATGTTTTCAAATCTTAGCTGATCACTCCCATGATGTGGAAGTCTGATGAAGTCATATtgccctttcagtcccaaactTGTTTTGTTGTGGCTGCTTACGTCTTTCTGAAggattttgttaaaaaaatgtgtgattagcaatgtttacatttaattatCAATTGAATAATTATGTTTAAATGAAACAGTGCAATCATCATCTACAAGACTGCCAATGAATCTGTAAACTTTAGTTCAGAACccataaatattataatataactgtaaacatttttttccctaGATCACTGAACAAAAAGGTCAAATTGCAGGGGCAGAAAAACTGACGGAATGTTTGAAAAGGTCAGACAAACCCAACTGGTTCAAACTCCTGAAGTTGGCCCTGGAACACTATGAATTTACTAATGCCCTGCGGTTACTGGATCCAAATACAGGCACAGTATCAGTTCCGCGTTTCTTtctcaacattttcagttctcACTCTCTGTAAAATGTGCAGAGCTGAAGTACTGTCGAAGCTTTTTGAAGGCAGGGAAGCCCTTAGGTTTATGCTGCCATCAAGGAGGTCTTTAAATCAATGAGGCTTGAAAATGAGCCAGATTTCTGGGATGTCTTATCCAGTCTTTtactgtgtgtgcttttataTGTTGTGTTCATTACTGTGCAATACATTTCGTTTTGTATGTATGTCATTCCATTGCTACATTTGTAAGTTCCTTTGGGAAAAGCAAAgatattttaatgtaataattGAACATACTTATTATAAACATTGTCTGAGGACTGCGGTTCTATTTTCTTTTAGATATTTAGATAATGCCTTCCAATGAAATCAGATTGTATTCTGTTCTCACTTTCTAGTTCCTTTTTCAGAATACTGAGAATAGTAATGAAGATAGCCGTTTGTACATACatattcacatttctttccttCCTTATAGGCCATGAAGGGTACCAAAATACTGGTAAAGAAGTAGAAGACGGGGAAGCAAATGATGAAACTACAACGTTCCGAATTGAGTACAGGGAAGAGGCTTGTGCTAATGATTTGGTGGGGAGTGTTAATCAGATGAACCTTACTGAGAACCAAGATGGAGTAGCAGGTGATAAGTGAATTTTCTCCTTAATATTGGAAAGTAATATAGCCAAAGATTGAGACTGAAAATATTAAGCTGTGTGAGCTAATATTTTTCAGCTAATATTACAGTTTATGTTCCCTGCAGGTGCCAGTGCTTGGGCGGAGCCTTGTAAAATCTCTGGAGAACGAAAGCTGAGAGCCTATCAGAGAGAGCTGGCAATACCTGTCTTTGATGGGAAAAACACCATCGTCTGTGCTCCCACAGGTACTGAATTTGAAACAATCCTGAAATTGTACTGTCAATGTAAATTTTCATTGCTAAGTTCAACTTAATTGTAGCTACAAGTATCTCTTTGTTATTGGAATGACACATATGCTACTGTGATTCCTTTAGGCCAAGCTCCTAACATAATGTGTTTTAATTCAAGATTTGTGTTAGTATATTtaacacagaaaagtaagatattttatttctgaaacaCGTGTATTCCTTTTTACTCATTCTGTTAGGCAGTGGAAAGACCATTGTTGCCCTGGCTATATGTGAACACCACCTGGAAACTAAAGCTAACGCGAGCCCCAAGATTGTCTTCATGGCTACCAAAGTGGATGTGTATGAACAGCAGTATAAATTGTTCAAGGATCACTTTAATAGCATAAATCAAGAAGTCAGGTTAGTTTGTTTTCTTCTTATTCTTTATAAAGACATGaatttggaagccattttgagattCAAAGGGATACATGGAAATTGGGGCTACATTTTTTTTACCACTGGCATCAAGCTTATTGAAATAGTCAACTAGTTTAATAAGCTTGCCATAATGTGCTTAACACCATAGTGTTAAAAGTATGGCAGCGTTGTTTCTTGGGTTTTGAAAccaatgtatttaaatatgttttctatCGAGGAGGAATAGATACTTTGAAAAGTGTTTAATCCCATTCAGTCTCCCCGTGTAATCCATTGCCCTGTCCAGATGCATTTTACTGTATCTTCAGGATTACAGGTCTCTGTGGGGACATGGGCGAACAGATAATATCCATGGACATTATCGCAGAAAACAACGACATCATCATTCTGACGCCCCAGATCCTGGTGAATGCCCTAACCCAGAAGGACCTGCCCTCACTCTCCGTCTTCACTCTGCTCATTTTTGACGAGTGTCACAATGCCACCGGAAAGCATCCCTACAAAATTCTCATGAATAGCTACCTAGACACCAAACTCAGTGAAAGGAATGAGCCATTGCCTCAGGTAGGTTATACTTTCAGGAAGTTGTCCTAACTCTCTGTGTAGTATATGAATGTAGTAGACCTTTCGTTATCTCACAAAATGAGGCAGACATTCAAGGTCTATTGACATTCcttttaaaataacttttaaccatgtagaaaaaaaaaacctgtcttAAAAACAAGTATTTGTTAAATTGCATTGACTTGGTTTTAGTGTGGTGaccttttcttatttcttattgaAATGCCTTATCCAGTCAAGCACCTAAAGACAGTAGTAGTGATAATGTATGGTGTGTTTGGTATTCATCCTCACCTGATCAGATTGTGGGGCTGACGGCATCTGTGGGGGTCGGGACTTTCAAGAACAGAGCTGAATCGGAGATGAATATCTGTCAGCTGTGTTCAAACCTGGATGCAAGAATCATCTCAACTGTCAAAAACCAAAAGGAGGAGCTCAAGTCCTTTGTACATATGCCAGAAAAAGGTTAACTCAACACctaatatgtctgtgtgtacgtgcatgtatCCCAATATATTAATTTAGGTATGtgagcgaatgtgtgtgtgtccaaacacacacatagatgaTGAGAGGAAATTATCAGAGCAGCTGAGAGAGCTGGAATTATGCAAGCAAGCAgtaatattgaaatatatttttcttcaaaGATTTCTTTGAGGTGGAGAAAAGATCAGGCGATCCATTCATTGGCATCATCCATAACATCATGTCCAGAATTGAAGAACTGGCCAAGACCGTGTACAACATTGGTAAAAATCCTCATTTTACCCTCTGCAACTGGAAAGTTTCCTGACAGTGACTCTTGCTTGCCCTGTTCTCACTGGAAAATAACAGTGTGGCCTTTCTCCCTTCAGAGTCTCTGTCCCACATTGAGAACCGTGAATACGGCACACAGAAATACGAGCAGTGGATTATTGAGGTGCAGAACAGATGCAGAGTCCTGCAGCTGGAAGACAAAGAGGAGGAGAGCCGGGTGTGCAGAGCCCTTTTCAATTACACAGAGTACCTGAGGGTAAACATACTTCCCACTCTAAACCTCGCACACCAGACCATCATGCCACTGTAATTAcagacactgttacactgttcCACCTGTGCAGTTTAATGTGTCATTCTGCATCTCTTAACAGAAATACAATGACGCACTCATTATCAATGAGGATGCTAGGCCCAAGGACGCCTTGGTTTACTTGGAGGCCTTTTTTGATCAAGTGAGACAGGCTGGGTTTGATGAAACTGAACAAAAACTGACTGCGTTTTTCGACTGTAAGTTTCCCGTGCATTCAAATGTGTGTAGAGGTTGCTTTTATCTGTGGCTGAGATTGTTCTATTTTAACAATCCCTGTACTTCTTGTACTGTACACAGCAAAATAGTTAGTGCAAACTTAACTGATTCTACACTGATAGAATGCCTCTTGTGAATTTGCTTAAACTcaattgaattaacactgaatgTTTTCCTGTGTATTCAGAAGTTGTAGGATAAAGGCTATTGAACACTTCCTTCATCTACAATACAAGCCCAGCTGTCTCCATCACCTAGGGTGTACGGCAGCCATCTTCCCTGATCTTACTCCCAGTGCTCTGTGTTCCAGCTCAGCACCCTCACCTCGTCCAGCTGTCCGAGCAAGGACAGCAGAACCCCAAACTGGAGCAGCTGAAGTATATTCTGGATGAGGAGTACAGGAACAACGACCAGACCCGCACTGTGCTGTTCGTTAGGACCAGGGCACTGGCTGAGGTAAGTCACATCCATCAATAGACTGGTGAGGTATGGCCATTTTGTGCCCTTTCCAAATCACTCCTAccccagtgaacatttttgtgggGGAAAGTCGGTGCAAAGCCGTCTAGGCACTGGTTGAAAGTTTTATAGGCGACCAGGATGTAGCCAGGGTATGACATGAGCTTTATTCGGGTATGGGGTAAaccttgtttgtttattttaaaatgcatttcaaccTAGAATTAAATTCTATAGATATGAAATTGAACttagttaaatatttatatCATTCATGCAGCAATCAAGCTATTAATCACAATATGTGTCTGGGGAACTGGGCGTCTATGGATATTATGTTTATTACAGTTAATTTCTTATCAAAAACTGATAGCTGAAGCTTTCTTGTTACTTATTTAGCCTGTCTGTTATGTTGTACTATACCATATATTCTTAAATTAACCCTTAAAAATATGTCTTCATACAGGCAATGAAAAACTGGATCGAGGAAACGGACACATTGAAGTTCTTAAAGCCAGGAGTGTTGATAGGCAGGGCACGGAAGTCTAACCAGATAGGTTCAGGTTGGCAGCCACCCTATCTAAACAGTGCAAGACATTAAGAATAGTGATGCATTAACTTATAGTTTCCTGGAGAAAGTCATGAAATATTTGAATAGGAATTGCATGTTGTTTGCCTGGAAGTACAAGGCATATACAATAAACCTCACCGGGCTGATTTTAAAACAGTTGGCTTGTCTAGTGAGCATGCTGTAACACAGTtatcaatataaaatgtaatacatcAGCCACTTATTGATAACTTTAGTTTTGTAATCTTATCTACTAGATGATACAATATCATGTATGTATTATGATATTATGCTATCAGCTCTTATCTGACTGAAGTGTAGTATTTCTCacatatgtattttgttttgtaggAATGACGCTGACTTCCAAGAAAGGGGTTCTGGAATCCTTTAAAACCTCGGACCAGAGTAAGATACTGATTGCCACTTCTGTGGCAGATGAAGGGATTGACATTCCGATGTGCAACCTTGTGCTGATGTACGAGTACGTCGGTAATGTGGTAAAGATGATCCAAGTAAGAGGTAAGGTTAAACCTACACAATAATGTTGCTCAACACTTATTCATTCAAGTGGAtagttatattatattatattatattatattatattatattatattatatgtatattgTGGAATTGTTCCCAGTTACTGTATATTCTCAGGTTTGTGATACACATTTCTGGTAAGATATTTAAAGATGAAAAAAGTGAGTATTAATCTATACTTTCATGTTCAAGGTCGTGGACGGGCGGAGGGCAGCAAGTGTTTCCTGATATCCGACAGGAAGGAGCGTATCGTCAAAGAAAAGCTAAACATGCAGCGTGAAAAGATAGTGGAGGAAGCTATTGCAAATTTGCAGGAATCCAGGGAAACTATGGAAGCTAAGGTATCAGTATTCAAATGTCTCGTATTGCACATATAGTACAGTGTATAGAGGAGTAGCCCACTGTCTCAAATAATCGAAAATTCCTCTGTTTGTTAGATTGACATCTTACAGAGAGAAGACAAGAGGGTACGTGACCACAAGAACTCAGTGCCAGAGAGACCCAGGACTGCTGGCAGCTTCGAACTTCTCTGTGCAAAATGCAAGAGATTTGCTTGTTTCTCCGACGACGTGAGGGTGAAGGTGTGGTTCATCTCGCATAGAATTTCCATTGACAGCAATACAGTgtctagcttttttttttgttagaattcacatattttgaattttgtCATTAACAAGAATATCAAATAAAACCATGCAGTTGACAGTTTTGAGGAAGTTACTTTAAAAATAGTATTAGTTATTACCTTCAGTTATAAGTAATGTTACTTTTACAGTATTACTTTCTTTATTACTTTCACAATGATTTTGTCATCACCACCACACATCAATAACCAGGTAACTTATCGACCATAGGCTTGATTTATACTTTGTATGATGAATGTTGTCAGGCACTAAGACGATtgttgtgtgtgatgtcacattcACTGTGCACTGAGCAGGAATGTAATCTTCTAGCTTAATGGTAGCATGTACCATCTCTAAATTATTTAGATTATTTTCTTATTGCCTGGATACTGGATGCACATTTGGTGCACACAAATTGGTTAGATAAATTAgaagaaaaaccccaataaAATCAGATTTTGAAGGTAAAGTAATGCCTTACTTGCTGTAGTAACTGTAATAATATTACCAGGTTTTTATAAAGTATATATGTGcaattcttttcattttttagacCAGTCAAGTTAAACACTGTATTACTTCCAAGCGTGGTACTAGTTACAGAGTGCATGCCGCTGTTTTGACATAATTACAGGCATTGCATTTCATGCTTGTTAATCGCAAAATAAGCATTTGCTTATGAATTGGGTTATTGGCTTGGAAGCAGTGCTGTAGAGCATTCAGTCAGTTGGTTGCCAGGTCATTAACCAGATCAATGTATTTATCTTAGGATACACATCACATTGTTGTGGACAGAACCATTTTCGACCGCTGTGACATCAAGCCCCACAAGAATCCGAAACGATTTGGGCAATTTGAGGAAAAGATGAAACTGTTTTGCAAGCACTGTCCTTCTTTTGACTGGGGGATCACTGCGTCATACATGGAAATAGAAGACCTGCCTCTGATCAAAATTAGGAGCTTCGTTGTCCAGAACTGCGAGACCAAGAAACAGAGGACTTTCAGGAGGTGGAAAGATGTCACATTTCCTCTGAGGCAGTTTGACCTAGCAGATATACAGCCCAGTTCCTAATCTCAATATGACCAACAAGTCATGGTTTAGTCTCCTCCTTGTGTGAGCCCGTGTGATCCATAGTATTCTCAACTGAATGGTACCTGACTGAACAAGTAGAATGCTAGCCTACATTTCTGAATATGCTGTCCTTAGTCCTTAGtatgatatattatattttcCTGAAACTTTCTGCTCATCAGAAGATACAAGTCGAGAACCCCGTTCAAATCCATTGGCGCAACAAATGCTAATGATGACGTGTGTCCTCCTTATGCCAGGAAATGAACTTTACTTCATTCTATTATGGTATATATTATGGTACATATACTTGGGattatatgttttatgtttggAGTTTAAAGGCAACTTTTCTCAACAGCTCATAACAATTGTTCATTGGCACATTGTATAGTTCTCATGAACACTCCAGTTgctatgtactgtacatcataTTTTGGGATCTTCAAAGTGTTCTAAAACTGATTTTGCCAGACAAAGGTCTGGTCTTTTGGGTCatcgtttttttaatttttttatgtgcaTTGTCTTACGTGTGAGTGTATTTAATTCAGAGAAAAACTAATTTACAGTGGCACAATGAGAATagaacaatacaataaatacactacactacaattAAAATTGAGAAAACAAGATAGACCTGTCCAGGAAAAATACATTGTATCAGCTTTTTTATAAAACAATTCTGTATTTTAATCTTTCTCATAATTGGACCTGCTGTCTTTAATTTGTAACTCCATTACTCAATAAAGGCTTTTAATAATTACTATGTTTAATTCCTTCTGTACCTGAAATATTGCATCGGCTATTCTCTGTATATATCTCTATAAAACACTGTAAAGAGATGCCTATAAGATTATTTTCTATAAAATCTGATAGTACAGATAAAGTATGTTAAGAtctgttgtactgtatatatacaattGTATTATCTATTGTTTTTGAGGAAGTTATTTAAGTGGTAAACAGACCATTTTCACCCATGTTCTTATTTCATGGGTGTATTCACACCAGAGGTGATGAGTACACTTATATTCCATAACCTGTATCACTGCATCTGTCTGGATTGTCACTGTGTTAACCCACTGTAGGCAAGTgtcagtaatttgcacatagtGCAGCTGGGCTTAGTTTCTCAAGCATGGCTGGAGCATACCAGAATCTGCAATTTTTTAAAAGGGGCTGAATTCAGGAGAAACTGAGCATGGTTAACACattgaaataaaactaaatataatggtaaaatatatataattgatGTTCATTGgtgcctgcagggggcagtgctCCCTCTGCACGAAGCATAGAGTCAATAACCGTGTTAAGATCTCTGCTGTAATAAACTAAAACATCACTGCATGAGATAGATGCTAAACTGACCCACTTTATAATACATGCAATGACACTTTTAACAAAAAGGGGAGAAAGATCTCTGTATTCATGCTATTTCACCTTAAATTTCTTGAAACATTTTATATAAATGAATTGCATTCTTAATTGTGTTAAAATGTTATAATTCATCTGAATTATTTGAGTGATGCAGGTCAGCATAGAAAGtttgttactactactactactactactactactactactagtactaataataataataataataataataataataataataaaaagtagaAATAAGTAAGAAAGGTAAATCTGCTGCATTAAATATAACAATGACATCACAACCTTTAccttaaatatatttaatttcacataCTGCAAATTTAACTCACTCTATATGAAAATCACTTCCTGTAGACTGCTCATAGCTGGCAGATGGGGCAGCCTGTTTATACTTTAGTTTGTGATTTTTGTGAGGACTTATATAATAGCAATCAGAATGACTCCCTGAAGAGGGCTAGAGgaggaaatgtgaaatattgaaaacacCCTAGATTCTATTCTGATGCTCTTCTGTCAGGAAACCCAGAAGGCATACTGTAAAGCATGTGGAAGCAAGCAAACACTGACATTATAGCAACTTCTTCAAACGCAATTATGAAATGATGTGTTTTGTCTTATATAGAGTACCAGTAAGACATATTTAAACACCTGTTGGATGGCCATGCTTTACTGTTCAGCTTGTCTATAGAGCTTTTATAAACTGTGCTTGTAAATGTAGTAGTATATCCACTAcaattacttaaaaaaaaaaaaactttgttaataaaattctacttatttataAAAGAGAAAAATTCCTTCCAGAAAATATTGCATATCAACCATGTTTTTCTGTACACAGTGTTTAATAGAAGTCTTAGAGACTATAGttctcattatctcatttaataTACCATTATATCAACCACTACCAAAACTCAATTTAAACCATTTAAACTGAAAACGAATAATTAACTATTAAAtgtgaaacttttttttgcaaGGTCTGCTGTCATTAAATATAACAAATTAGAACTGGAAATTGCATCACGTCCTTCTTTAAAATACTGCAAATGCTGtgtgcatagcatacactatGAAAATAACTCATGGTgtaccacatgcacacatttggTTATGCTTAAGTAAACTGAAGACCACTGTGTAAGAGCTGCAGTATATGTTGTATACTGCCAGTCAGAAGAAGCATATTAAGCAGTATTAGGTCAGTATCCTAAActtttaaaacacaaacagccATTCAGTTCTTCAGTCTTGGTGATATTTTAGTGATGGTAAAACTGAACTTAATAAAGGCTGCACAGTACAGCacatgaaatgtgtattttctaGAATATAATTTTGTTGACATTTGTACTGTGTTTTTAGCAACACAGTGGTATTTTATATAGTACTGAATCACGGTGGTAGTTTATATAGTACTgtgaaatgcaaaatatttctTAGAGAAGGAAGTACTGACACTTAACTTTCGAAATGAGACCATTTGTGATAGTTTCATGTGTGCAAACAGAAACCACCAGTAATTGTTAGCTTAGTTTAAAAGACAACACCCAAATAAACCACAAGCAAAGGTAACGTTCGCCTTTAATCTGTTATTTTTACGACTTTTCTGCATTAGAGAATATTGTCCATATCCTGTACTGTAGCTATTGACTATTGAGATTATAGTATGAATCATTGTGAATTCTATATCGCTTATATTGCTACTTTTTAAGAATTACTATGAGGAAttgcaataattttttttagcaTGCTTCTTCAGCATGAattttcattgttcattgtgaaatgtattgttgTGTACTTTCTTACAAAAGAACTGTACATGAGGCAGGATATAGTTATCTGATTCCTCAGCTAAATCACATGGTTCATTGGCACTTACAAATGTTACCCGAGAGAAAGATCTGTAGTGAAACAGTCTGGGTAAGTTAGTT is a window from the Conger conger chromosome 8, fConCon1.1, whole genome shotgun sequence genome containing:
- the rigi gene encoding probable ATP-dependent RNA helicase DDX58, giving the protein MYEEEKEQLKRVKDYIVQILRPSYIKGFMSAYLETEIMERILSEENTSVTSAAEMLFQSILNLEERGWFQAFLDELQEKRYTGLCEAIKEWDFQKLEQMRAHKALLRHIEASFTKQIKPMEIVRYMSECIFTKDREEITAITEQKGQIAGAEKLTECLKRSDKPNWFKLLKLALEHYEFTNALRLLDPNTGHEGYQNTGKEVEDGEANDETTTFRIEYREEACANDLVGSVNQMNLTENQDGVAGASAWAEPCKISGERKLRAYQRELAIPVFDGKNTIVCAPTGSGKTIVALAICEHHLETKANASPKIVFMATKVDVYEQQYKLFKDHFNSINQEVRITGLCGDMGEQIISMDIIAENNDIIILTPQILVNALTQKDLPSLSVFTLLIFDECHNATGKHPYKILMNSYLDTKLSERNEPLPQIVGLTASVGVGTFKNRAESEMNICQLCSNLDARIISTVKNQKEELKSFVHMPEKDFFEVEKRSGDPFIGIIHNIMSRIEELAKTVYNIESLSHIENREYGTQKYEQWIIEVQNRCRVLQLEDKEEESRVCRALFNYTEYLRKYNDALIINEDARPKDALVYLEAFFDQVRQAGFDETEQKLTAFFDSQHPHLVQLSEQGQQNPKLEQLKYILDEEYRNNDQTRTVLFVRTRALAEAMKNWIEETDTLKFLKPGVLIGRARKSNQIGSGMTLTSKKGVLESFKTSDQSKILIATSVADEGIDIPMCNLVLMYEYVGNVVKMIQVRGRGRAEGSKCFLISDRKERIVKEKLNMQREKIVEEAIANLQESRETMEAKIDILQREDKRVRDHKNSVPERPRTAGSFELLCAKCKRFACFSDDVRVKDTHHIVVDRTIFDRCDIKPHKNPKRFGQFEEKMKLFCKHCPSFDWGITASYMEIEDLPLIKIRSFVVQNCETKKQRTFRRWKDVTFPLRQFDLADIQPSS